One stretch of Variovorax sp. 54 DNA includes these proteins:
- a CDS encoding amino acid ABC transporter permease/ATP-binding protein codes for MNTTTILDVGPEPRSPTAPARPIGRSDATPPVKGDYSHLRIVPATYPARAVGTIFAVAVIGLVLHSVLTNPRWGWPVFAEWFFSEPVLAGLGRTLLLTALGAVLGFFFGTGLALARVSRSPLLARLAWVFTWLFRSVPVIVLLLIINNLGYLYETVSLGVPFTDLTFFSYPTTQLISPFVAALLGLTLNQAAFASEIVRGGILSVDQGQLEAAAALGLSRRRQASRIVLPQAMRSILPTAFNDIIGLAKGTSNLYILALPELFYTIQIIYRRNLEVIPLLMVATVWYLVILTVLSVAQHYIERHFSRGALRHAPRSWLGGVVQGLWARGRVPAVVPVSVPAPAPAQVPRWNGARAPGGEVTIHGVSKRFGALQVLDDVTFTAPRGSVTVILGPSGSGKSTLLRTINHLERVDDGFIAIDGELIGYRRDADTLYELHEKDILTRRADVGMVFQNFNLFPHLTVLENIVEAPQSVRGLPRAEAEALATDLLARVGLADRKDAYPRQLSGGQQQRVAIARALALKPKVLLFDEPTSALDPELVGEVLAVIEELASSGTTLLIVTHEIGFAREVADTVVFMEQGRILETGTPEQVFNAPRHPRTAEFLARVL; via the coding sequence ATGAACACGACCACCATCCTGGACGTCGGCCCGGAGCCGCGCAGCCCCACAGCACCCGCACGACCGATCGGCCGCAGCGATGCGACACCACCCGTCAAGGGCGACTACTCGCATTTGCGCATCGTCCCCGCGACGTATCCCGCGCGCGCGGTCGGCACCATCTTCGCGGTGGCGGTGATTGGCCTCGTGCTGCATTCGGTGCTGACCAACCCGCGCTGGGGCTGGCCGGTGTTCGCCGAGTGGTTCTTCTCGGAGCCGGTGCTCGCCGGCCTGGGTCGTACGCTGCTGCTCACGGCGCTGGGGGCGGTGCTGGGTTTCTTCTTCGGCACCGGGCTGGCGCTGGCACGGGTGTCGCGCTCGCCGCTGCTGGCGCGGCTGGCCTGGGTGTTCACCTGGCTCTTCCGCTCGGTGCCGGTGATCGTGCTGCTGCTGATCATCAACAACCTGGGCTACCTGTACGAGACCGTGTCGCTGGGCGTGCCGTTCACCGACCTCACGTTCTTCTCGTACCCGACCACGCAGCTCATCAGCCCCTTCGTGGCGGCGCTGCTGGGCCTCACGCTGAACCAGGCGGCCTTTGCCTCGGAGATCGTGCGCGGGGGCATTCTGTCGGTGGACCAGGGGCAGCTTGAAGCGGCTGCCGCGCTCGGGCTTTCGCGCCGGCGCCAGGCTTCGCGCATCGTGCTGCCGCAGGCCATGCGCAGCATCCTGCCCACGGCCTTCAACGACATCATCGGGCTGGCCAAGGGCACCTCGAACCTCTACATCCTGGCGCTGCCCGAGCTGTTCTACACGATCCAGATCATTTACCGGCGCAACCTGGAAGTGATTCCGCTGCTCATGGTGGCGACCGTGTGGTACCTCGTGATCCTCACAGTGCTGTCGGTGGCGCAGCACTACATCGAGCGGCACTTTTCGCGCGGGGCCCTGCGCCATGCGCCGCGCTCGTGGCTCGGCGGTGTGGTGCAGGGGCTGTGGGCGCGGGGCAGGGTGCCGGCGGTGGTGCCCGTGTCCGTGCCGGCGCCGGCCCCCGCACAGGTGCCGCGCTGGAACGGCGCGCGCGCCCCCGGCGGCGAGGTGACGATCCACGGCGTGTCCAAGCGCTTCGGCGCGTTGCAGGTGCTCGACGACGTGACCTTCACCGCGCCGCGCGGCAGCGTCACCGTGATCCTCGGGCCGTCGGGCTCGGGCAAGTCGACGCTGCTGCGCACCATCAACCACCTGGAGCGCGTGGACGACGGTTTCATTGCCATCGACGGCGAGCTCATCGGCTACCGGCGCGACGCCGACACGCTGTACGAGCTGCACGAGAAAGACATCCTCACGCGCCGCGCCGACGTGGGCATGGTGTTCCAGAACTTCAACCTGTTCCCGCACCTCACGGTGCTGGAGAACATCGTCGAGGCGCCGCAGTCGGTGCGCGGCCTGCCGCGCGCCGAGGCCGAGGCACTCGCTACTGACCTGCTGGCCCGCGTCGGCCTGGCCGACCGCAAGGATGCCTACCCGCGTCAGCTCTCGGGCGGCCAGCAGCAGCGCGTGGCGATTGCGCGGGCGCTGGCGCTCAAACCCAAGGTGCTGCTGTTCGACGAGCCCACCTCGGCGCTCGACCCCGAACTCGTGGGCGAGGTGCTCGCGGTGATCGAGGAGCTGGCGAGTTCCGGCACCACGCTGCTCATCGTGACGCACGAGATCGGCTTTGCCCGCGAGGTGGCCGACACCGTGGTCTTCATGGAGCAGGGCCGCATCCTCGAAACCGGCACGCCCGAGCAGGTGTTCAACGCGCCGAGGCATCCGCGCACGGCCGAGTTCCTGGCCAGGGTGCTCTGA
- a CDS encoding ABC transporter substrate-binding protein yields MTHRRHLLFVLLAALLPIAATAQTAPAPDLSPEQPGRPRAQRIEEAVRLAKDFKFQKEGVLVVGTTTGRLPFAAYATDTKTPVGNAPDIAQLVADSLGRKLELVSTAWADWPLGLQSGKFDVVVSNVTVTEERKEKFDFSTYRNDQLGIYVKSDSKLGAIKEPKDIAGLKLIVTASTNQEQILLRWNKQNLAAGLKPIEIQYYDDDVVQRLAIQSGRADAYVGPNAIAAYEARDGKTRLAGLVSGGWPLNAEIAVTSRKGSGIAEAVTLALNTQIKNGNYGKALSRWNLASEAIEVARTNPPGLPKH; encoded by the coding sequence ATGACCCATCGACGCCATCTCCTGTTCGTTCTTCTGGCCGCTTTGCTGCCGATCGCCGCCACGGCCCAGACCGCCCCGGCGCCCGACCTGAGCCCCGAGCAGCCGGGCCGCCCGCGCGCGCAGAGGATCGAAGAGGCCGTGCGGCTCGCGAAGGACTTCAAGTTCCAGAAGGAAGGCGTGCTCGTCGTCGGCACCACCACCGGCCGGCTGCCGTTCGCGGCCTACGCCACCGACACCAAGACGCCCGTGGGCAACGCGCCCGACATCGCGCAGCTCGTGGCCGACAGCCTGGGTCGCAAGCTGGAGCTGGTGTCCACCGCCTGGGCCGACTGGCCGCTAGGCCTGCAGTCGGGCAAGTTCGACGTGGTGGTGTCGAACGTGACTGTCACCGAAGAGCGCAAGGAGAAGTTCGATTTTTCGACCTACCGCAACGACCAGCTGGGCATCTACGTCAAGTCGGACAGCAAGCTCGGCGCCATCAAGGAGCCCAAGGACATCGCGGGCCTGAAGCTCATCGTGACGGCCAGCACGAACCAGGAGCAGATCCTGCTGCGCTGGAACAAGCAGAACCTCGCCGCCGGGCTCAAGCCCATCGAGATCCAGTACTACGACGACGATGTGGTGCAGCGCCTGGCCATCCAGTCGGGCCGCGCCGATGCGTACGTCGGCCCCAATGCGATCGCGGCCTACGAGGCACGCGACGGCAAGACCCGGCTCGCGGGCCTGGTGTCGGGCGGCTGGCCGCTCAACGCCGAGATCGCCGTCACCTCGCGCAAGGGCTCGGGCATTGCCGAGGCCGTGACGCTGGCGCTGAACACGCAGATCAAGAACGGCAACTACGGCAAGGCGCTGTCGCGCTGGAACCTGGCATCGGAGGCGATCGAGGTGGCACGCACCAACCCGCCCGGCCTGCCGAAGCACTGA
- a CDS encoding ABC transporter substrate-binding protein, with product MSLKKKLGALAALGLIALAPAQAADPFDFSPAQRSRLHTGKDAEAVNAIPPNFKFVKEGVLTIAIAPFAPPISTYATDAKTVVGFDPDFAHLIAEALGLKLELQPIAWADWPLGLSSGKYDAVISNVGVTEQRKEKFDFSTYRLGLHGFYVRTDSAIQSIKEPKDVAGLKLTTGAGTNQERILLEWDRQNVAAGLKPVSIQYYDDDVTRWLAVTTKRVDANFNPNAPQAYEAAKNGLLRLAGTVNAGWPLKSDVAVATRKGSGLAVALTTAANGLIRSGTYAKALARWRLAEEALPKSEVNPPGLPKF from the coding sequence ATGTCGCTCAAGAAAAAACTGGGGGCGCTGGCCGCCCTCGGGCTGATCGCGCTCGCGCCGGCCCAGGCCGCCGACCCTTTCGACTTCAGCCCCGCGCAGCGCAGTCGCCTGCACACGGGCAAGGACGCCGAGGCCGTCAACGCCATTCCGCCCAACTTCAAGTTCGTGAAGGAGGGCGTGCTGACCATCGCCATCGCGCCGTTCGCACCGCCGATCTCCACCTACGCCACCGACGCGAAGACCGTGGTGGGCTTCGACCCCGACTTTGCCCACCTCATCGCCGAGGCGCTGGGCCTGAAGCTGGAGCTGCAGCCCATCGCCTGGGCCGACTGGCCGCTGGGCCTGAGCTCGGGCAAGTACGACGCCGTGATCTCCAACGTGGGCGTGACCGAGCAGCGCAAGGAGAAGTTCGACTTCTCGACCTATCGGCTCGGACTGCACGGCTTCTACGTGCGCACCGACAGCGCCATCCAGTCGATCAAGGAGCCGAAGGACGTGGCGGGCCTGAAGCTCACGACCGGCGCCGGCACCAACCAGGAACGCATCCTGCTCGAATGGGACCGGCAGAACGTGGCCGCGGGCCTGAAGCCGGTGTCGATCCAGTACTACGACGACGATGTGACGCGCTGGCTGGCGGTGACGACCAAGCGCGTCGATGCCAACTTCAACCCCAACGCGCCGCAGGCCTACGAGGCCGCGAAGAACGGGCTACTGCGGCTCGCAGGGACGGTCAACGCGGGCTGGCCGCTGAAATCGGACGTGGCCGTGGCCACGCGCAAGGGCAGCGGCCTGGCCGTGGCGCTCACCACCGCGGCCAACGGCCTGATCCGCAGCGGCACCTACGCCAAGGCGCTCGCGCGCTGGCGCCTCGCGGAAGAGGCGTTGCCGAAGTCCGAGGTCAACCCGCCCGGATTGCCGAAGTTCTGA
- a CDS encoding LLM class flavin-dependent oxidoreductase, with product MTIHHIGFLTPGNYDEADPHAGLEAALRLFEFGERRGFDSAWVRQRHLERAVSSAPTFLAAATQRTRRIELGAAVIQMGYENPFRLAEDLATVDVLSRGRLQVGLSAGAPPHGALLGGRFQDAPPATIDFTHKRVARLRANLEDVLLGDEDTVIESAGGRVRPRVQPYAPGLVGRLWYGGGSLRSAEWAGRNGFHLLLGNVLTGETTDDFLEAQTGLVERYRASEVPGARGRIALGRVIVPLDGADAATRRRYRAFAAGRVERTQTPQGERRTLFAGDLVGSADEILERLHRDPVLPLVSELRVELPYNFDSEAYEQILDDIAVRIAPELGWRVRAELSREAVALA from the coding sequence ATGACCATCCACCACATCGGTTTTCTCACGCCCGGCAACTACGACGAGGCCGACCCGCACGCGGGCCTCGAAGCTGCGCTGCGGCTGTTCGAGTTCGGCGAGCGGCGCGGCTTCGACAGCGCCTGGGTGCGCCAGCGCCACCTGGAGCGCGCCGTGTCGTCGGCGCCGACCTTCCTGGCCGCCGCCACGCAGCGCACGCGCCGCATCGAACTCGGCGCGGCCGTGATCCAGATGGGCTACGAAAACCCGTTCCGGCTGGCCGAAGACCTCGCCACCGTCGACGTGCTCTCGCGCGGGCGCCTGCAGGTGGGCCTGAGCGCGGGCGCGCCGCCGCATGGCGCCTTGCTGGGCGGTCGCTTCCAGGACGCACCGCCGGCCACCATCGACTTCACGCACAAGCGCGTGGCGCGGTTGCGGGCCAACCTCGAAGACGTGCTGCTGGGCGATGAAGACACGGTGATCGAATCCGCCGGCGGGCGCGTGCGTCCGCGCGTGCAGCCCTATGCGCCCGGCCTGGTCGGGCGGCTCTGGTACGGCGGCGGGTCGCTGCGCTCGGCCGAATGGGCGGGGCGCAACGGCTTTCATCTGCTGCTGGGCAACGTGCTCACGGGCGAGACCACCGACGATTTCCTCGAAGCCCAGACCGGCCTCGTCGAACGCTACCGCGCCAGCGAAGTGCCGGGCGCACGCGGACGGATCGCGTTGGGTCGCGTGATCGTGCCGCTCGATGGGGCCGATGCCGCCACGCGACGCCGCTACCGCGCGTTCGCGGCCGGGCGCGTCGAACGCACGCAGACGCCGCAGGGCGAACGCCGCACGCTGTTCGCCGGCGACCTCGTGGGCAGCGCCGACGAGATCCTGGAGCGTCTGCATCGCGACCCGGTGCTGCCGCTGGTGAGTGAGCTGCGCGTGGAGCTGCCCTACAACTTCGACAGCGAGGCCTACGAGCAGATTCTTGACGACATCGCCGTGCGCATCGCGCCCGAACTGGGCTGGCGCGTGCGTGCCGAACTATCACGAGAAGCAGTAGCGCTCGCCTGA
- a CDS encoding sulfurtransferase produces the protein MSIFSRWWRAASLATLTFLATAPAAFAQASADGSGPLVSTDWLEKNLRNPKLRVIEVSVNPGLYERGHIPGAVNFSWHNDLNDRVRRDIVSQAEFEKLLSTAGVDKDTTVILYGDTNNWFAAWGAWVFDQYGVQNVKLLDGGRKKWEAENRVLDNRAPEHVATRFKVTQPNPQLRARLADVLAVAEGRSDAKLVDIRSADEYSGKIFAPAGAAELAVRAGHVPGAANVPWGRAVNEDGTFKSAAELKAIYAAVGIDGSKPAITYCRIGERSSHTWFALHKILGYKNVRNYDGSWTEYGNAVGVPVNNPAGTVWASK, from the coding sequence ATGTCGATCTTCAGCAGATGGTGGCGCGCCGCGTCCCTCGCCACGCTGACCTTTCTGGCCACCGCGCCCGCTGCCTTTGCCCAGGCCTCGGCCGACGGCAGCGGCCCGCTGGTCTCGACCGACTGGCTCGAGAAGAACCTGCGCAACCCGAAGCTGCGCGTGATCGAGGTCAGCGTGAACCCGGGCCTGTACGAGCGCGGCCACATTCCGGGCGCGGTGAATTTCTCGTGGCACAACGACCTCAACGACCGCGTGCGCCGCGACATCGTGAGCCAGGCCGAATTCGAGAAGCTGCTGTCGACCGCCGGTGTCGACAAGGACACCACCGTCATCCTCTACGGCGACACCAACAACTGGTTCGCGGCCTGGGGCGCCTGGGTGTTCGACCAGTACGGCGTGCAAAACGTGAAGCTGCTCGACGGCGGACGCAAGAAGTGGGAAGCCGAGAACCGCGTGCTCGACAACCGCGCGCCCGAACACGTCGCCACGCGCTTCAAGGTGACGCAACCCAACCCGCAGCTGCGCGCAAGGCTGGCCGATGTGCTGGCCGTGGCCGAGGGCCGCTCCGACGCGAAGCTGGTCGACATCCGCTCGGCCGACGAGTACAGCGGCAAGATCTTCGCGCCGGCCGGCGCCGCCGAACTGGCGGTGCGCGCGGGCCACGTGCCCGGTGCGGCCAACGTGCCCTGGGGCCGTGCGGTGAATGAAGACGGCACCTTCAAGTCGGCCGCCGAGCTGAAGGCGATCTACGCGGCCGTGGGCATCGACGGCAGCAAGCCGGCCATCACCTACTGCCGCATCGGCGAACGCTCGAGCCACACCTGGTTCGCGCTGCACAAGATCCTGGGCTACAAGAACGTGCGCAACTACGACGGCTCGTGGACCGAGTACGGCAACGCCGTCGGTGTGCCGGTCAACAACCCGGCCGGCACGGTGTGGGCGTCCAAATGA
- a CDS encoding YeeE/YedE family protein: MSASSINAAPAPLSRTGLAAAVVVLLLIAAGVHLLGGRSGGRALAFALGLGAVLGVVLQRSRFCFYCHARDYFEGGDARGLLAIVAALAVGTVGMHVVMTGWLPVPQPGRLPPDAHIGPVSGALVLAGLAFGAGMVVSGSCISAHWYRLGEGSPTAPFALLGSAAGFLLGFASWNWLYSATIATAPVVWLPHHLGYAGSAALQLAVLAVLSAWLWRKLPAGEAALPAPRSFIDAARRLLHGRWPYAWGGLAVGAIAVIVVFRLRPLGVTAALGSAARDLGNAHGLLPQRLDGLDGFGGCVTSVVESLWQTPNALLVGGLVAGALAAALASGQFKPTWPSVGQVVRGLGGGVLLGWGAMTGLGCTVGNLLSGTMAGALSGWVFGASVLLAVWGGLRLKRLAARA, translated from the coding sequence ATGTCCGCTTCGTCAATCAACGCGGCGCCTGCGCCGCTTTCTCGCACGGGCCTGGCCGCTGCTGTCGTGGTGTTGCTGCTGATCGCGGCCGGCGTGCATCTGCTGGGCGGGCGCAGCGGCGGCCGCGCGCTGGCCTTCGCACTTGGGCTGGGCGCGGTGCTCGGCGTGGTGCTGCAGCGCTCGCGCTTCTGCTTCTATTGCCATGCGCGCGACTACTTCGAGGGCGGCGATGCGCGCGGCCTGCTGGCCATCGTGGCCGCGCTCGCGGTCGGCACCGTGGGCATGCACGTCGTCATGACCGGCTGGCTGCCCGTTCCGCAGCCGGGGCGGTTGCCGCCCGATGCGCACATCGGCCCGGTCAGCGGCGCGTTGGTGCTGGCAGGGCTGGCGTTCGGCGCGGGCATGGTGGTATCGGGCTCGTGCATCAGCGCGCACTGGTACCGGTTGGGCGAGGGCTCGCCGACCGCACCGTTCGCGTTGCTCGGTTCCGCAGCGGGCTTCCTGCTCGGCTTCGCGAGCTGGAACTGGCTTTACAGCGCCACCATCGCCACCGCGCCCGTGGTGTGGCTGCCGCATCACCTGGGCTATGCGGGCTCGGCCGCGCTGCAGTTGGCGGTGCTCGCGGTGCTGAGCGCCTGGCTCTGGCGAAAGCTGCCGGCGGGAGAGGCTGCATTGCCCGCACCGCGCAGCTTCATCGACGCGGCGCGCCGCCTGCTGCACGGGCGCTGGCCGTATGCCTGGGGCGGCCTCGCGGTCGGCGCGATCGCCGTGATCGTGGTGTTTCGGCTGCGCCCGCTGGGCGTGACGGCTGCGTTGGGCAGCGCCGCGCGCGACCTCGGCAACGCACACGGCCTGCTGCCGCAGCGCCTGGACGGGCTCGACGGGTTCGGTGGCTGCGTCACGTCGGTGGTCGAAAGCCTTTGGCAAACACCCAATGCGTTGCTGGTCGGCGGCCTCGTGGCGGGCGCGCTGGCCGCAGCGCTCGCGAGCGGGCAGTTCAAGCCCACCTGGCCGAGCGTGGGGCAAGTCGTTCGCGGGCTCGGCGGCGGCGTGCTGCTGGGGTGGGGCGCGATGACCGGGCTGGGTTGCACGGTCGGCAACCTGCTCTCCGGCACGATGGCCGGTGCGCTGTCGGGCTGGGTGTTCGGTGCGAGCGTGCTGCTGGCGGTGTGGGGTGGGCTGCGGTTGAAGCGCCTTGCGGCGAGGGCGTGA
- a CDS encoding ABC transporter substrate-binding protein, with translation MFRPLLTAALLAAGLLQASVATAETVRWARSADPATLDPHAVNTGTNFGLLHQIYEPLILRGADSKLQPALATSWKLTADPTVWEFKLRPGVKFHDGALLTADDVVFSLQRAQAPSSALKSLLSSVAEVKKVDPLTVHVRTKGPNLIFPNNLTNLFILNEAWAKANKAEQSQDVASKTENFATRNENGTGPYVLASREVDARTVLKQFPQYWGRGQFPLDVTELVYVPIKSPATRVAALLSGEVDFVQDLPAQDVGRLKADKRLRVTEGPENRSIFLGLNVGAKELKYADVKGKNPLADPKVREAIGVAIDRDAIKAAVMRGLSNPSGIIAPPFVHGYEKGFAAYPKANAAQAKKLLAEAGYPNGFAITLHTPNDRYVNDEAISTAVSGFLGRIGIKTTVAARPIALHSTAINSADTDFYLFGWGVPTYDSAYIFDYLVHTRGKDGRGPTNATGYSNAEVDAQIASLAAESDKAKRDATIKRIWQTVQKERIYIALHDQVLNFASTPKLDIPVSPDGSVFFKNVKVAKP, from the coding sequence ATGTTCCGACCACTTCTGACCGCGGCCCTGCTGGCCGCCGGCCTGCTGCAGGCGTCCGTCGCCACCGCCGAAACCGTGCGATGGGCGCGCAGCGCCGACCCGGCCACGCTCGACCCGCATGCGGTCAACACCGGCACCAACTTCGGGTTGCTGCACCAGATCTACGAGCCGCTGATCCTGCGCGGCGCCGACAGCAAGCTGCAGCCCGCGCTGGCCACCTCGTGGAAGCTCACGGCCGACCCGACGGTGTGGGAGTTCAAGCTGCGCCCCGGCGTCAAGTTCCATGACGGCGCGCTGCTCACGGCCGACGACGTGGTGTTCTCGCTGCAGCGCGCGCAGGCGCCGAGCTCGGCGCTCAAGTCGCTGCTGTCGTCGGTGGCCGAGGTGAAGAAGGTCGATCCGCTCACGGTGCACGTGCGCACCAAGGGCCCGAACCTGATCTTCCCGAACAACCTCACGAACCTCTTCATCCTCAACGAAGCCTGGGCCAAGGCCAACAAGGCCGAGCAGTCGCAAGACGTGGCCAGCAAGACCGAGAACTTCGCGACCCGCAACGAGAACGGCACCGGCCCCTACGTGCTGGCCTCGCGCGAGGTCGATGCGCGCACGGTGCTCAAGCAGTTCCCGCAGTACTGGGGCCGCGGCCAGTTTCCGCTGGACGTGACCGAGCTGGTCTACGTGCCGATCAAGTCGCCCGCCACGCGCGTGGCCGCGCTGCTGTCGGGCGAGGTCGATTTTGTTCAAGACCTGCCGGCGCAGGACGTGGGCCGGCTCAAGGCCGACAAGCGCCTGCGCGTGACCGAAGGGCCCGAGAACCGTTCGATCTTCCTGGGCCTGAACGTGGGTGCGAAAGAGCTCAAGTACGCCGACGTGAAGGGCAAGAACCCGCTGGCCGACCCCAAGGTGCGCGAGGCCATCGGCGTGGCGATCGACCGCGACGCGATCAAGGCGGCCGTGATGCGCGGCCTGTCGAACCCCTCGGGCATCATCGCGCCGCCTTTCGTGCACGGCTACGAGAAAGGCTTCGCGGCCTACCCGAAGGCCAACGCCGCGCAGGCGAAGAAGCTGCTGGCCGAAGCCGGCTACCCGAACGGCTTTGCGATCACGCTGCACACGCCGAACGACCGCTACGTGAACGACGAAGCCATCAGCACGGCGGTGTCGGGCTTTCTGGGCCGCATCGGCATCAAGACCACGGTGGCGGCGCGCCCGATTGCGCTGCACAGCACCGCCATCAACTCGGCCGACACCGACTTCTACCTGTTCGGCTGGGGCGTGCCGACCTACGACTCGGCCTACATCTTCGATTACCTGGTGCACACGCGCGGCAAGGACGGCCGCGGCCCGACCAACGCCACCGGCTACAGCAACGCCGAGGTCGACGCGCAGATCGCATCGCTGGCCGCCGAAAGCGACAAGGCCAAGCGCGACGCCACCATCAAGCGCATCTGGCAAACCGTGCAGAAAGAGCGCATCTACATCGCGCTGCACGACCAGGTGCTCAACTTCGCCTCGACCCCGAAGCTCGACATTCCGGTCAGCCCCGACGGCAGCGTGTTCTTCAAGAACGTGAAGGTGGCGAAGCCTTAA
- a CDS encoding ABC transporter permease encodes MWVHLLRRLGQSVLVLLAVSFVSFLVFRHIGDPTISLLGEDATIEERAALTAELGFDRPVPVQYLRYVGHALQGDLGVSYRLKRPVVELIAERLPATLELALVAAVLAVAGGVALGVYTAIRRDSVASRAVMAVSLVGVSLPTFLIGIGLIYLFAVELRWLLSFGRGDTVQLGGWSTGLLTASGWASLLMPALTLGLYKLTLIMRLVRAEMLEVLRADYIRFGRARGLRERDLNYGHALRNTLIPVITITGLQIGSLVAFAIVTETVFQWPGVGLLFITSIQGVDVPVVAAYLLLIALLYVAINFIVDLLYVLVDPRLRRA; translated from the coding sequence ATGTGGGTTCATCTCTTGCGCCGGCTCGGCCAGTCCGTGCTGGTGCTGCTGGCGGTGTCGTTCGTGTCCTTCCTGGTGTTCCGCCACATCGGCGATCCGACCATCAGCCTGCTCGGCGAAGACGCCACGATCGAAGAACGCGCCGCGCTGACGGCCGAACTGGGCTTCGACCGCCCGGTGCCCGTGCAGTACCTGCGCTACGTGGGCCATGCGCTGCAGGGCGACCTGGGCGTGTCGTACCGGCTCAAGCGGCCGGTGGTCGAACTCATCGCCGAGCGCTTGCCGGCCACGCTCGAACTGGCGCTGGTGGCGGCCGTGCTGGCGGTGGCGGGCGGCGTGGCGCTGGGCGTGTACACCGCGATCCGGCGCGACAGCGTGGCGAGCCGCGCGGTCATGGCGGTGTCGCTGGTGGGCGTGTCGCTGCCCACCTTCCTGATCGGCATCGGGCTCATCTACCTGTTCGCGGTCGAGCTGCGCTGGCTGCTGTCGTTCGGGCGCGGCGACACGGTGCAGCTGGGCGGCTGGAGCACCGGGCTGCTCACGGCCTCGGGCTGGGCCTCGCTGCTGATGCCCGCGCTGACGCTGGGCTTGTACAAGCTGACGCTGATCATGCGGCTGGTGCGCGCCGAGATGCTGGAGGTGCTGCGCGCCGACTACATCCGCTTCGGCCGCGCGCGCGGGCTGCGCGAGCGCGACCTCAACTACGGCCACGCGCTGCGCAACACGCTGATCCCGGTCATCACCATCACGGGGCTGCAGATCGGCTCGCTGGTCGCCTTTGCCATCGTCACCGAGACGGTGTTCCAGTGGCCGGGCGTGGGCCTGCTGTTCATCACGTCGATCCAGGGGGTGGACGTGCCGGTGGTGGCGGCCTACCTGCTGCTGATTGCGCTGCTCTACGTGGCGATCAATTTCATCGTCGACCTGTTGTATGTGCTGGTCGATCCGCGCCTGCGGCGCGCCTGA
- a CDS encoding ABC transporter permease, with the protein MTSSSSTGAPAPRRWRNAESPVLRAFARSRTVQLAAFVLLLVALASLFAPWIARQDPFDPAVLDLIDAFTPPGQQGASGAFYPLGADDQGRDVFSAILYGLRMSLLVGVSAVGLSLAIGVPLGLAAGYAGGWFDTLVMRVADVQLTFPVLLVALLIFGIARGLLPAGYRDDMAVYVIVAAIGLSEWVQYARTVRGAVMLEKHKDYVAAAQIIGRSHTGILVRHILPNLLAPMLVIATISFALAIVAESTLSYLGVGLPPTQPSLGTLIRIGQGFLFSGEWWILLFPALVLLALALSVNLAGDWLRDALNPRLQ; encoded by the coding sequence ATGACGTCTTCTTCTTCGACCGGCGCCCCCGCGCCGCGCCGCTGGCGCAACGCCGAGTCGCCCGTGCTGCGTGCCTTTGCACGCTCGCGCACCGTGCAGCTGGCCGCCTTCGTGCTGCTGCTGGTCGCACTGGCCTCGCTGTTCGCGCCGTGGATCGCGCGGCAAGACCCCTTCGATCCGGCTGTGCTCGACCTGATCGACGCCTTCACGCCGCCGGGGCAGCAGGGCGCTTCGGGCGCCTTCTATCCGCTGGGCGCCGACGACCAGGGGCGCGACGTGTTCTCGGCCATCCTCTACGGGCTGCGCATGTCGTTGCTGGTGGGCGTGAGCGCGGTCGGGCTGTCGCTGGCCATCGGCGTGCCGCTCGGGCTGGCGGCCGGCTATGCGGGCGGCTGGTTCGATACGCTCGTGATGCGCGTGGCCGATGTGCAGCTGACCTTTCCGGTGCTGCTGGTGGCGCTGCTGATCTTCGGCATCGCGCGCGGCCTGCTGCCCGCGGGCTACCGCGACGACATGGCGGTGTACGTGATCGTCGCGGCCATCGGGCTGTCGGAGTGGGTGCAGTACGCGCGCACGGTGCGCGGCGCGGTGATGCTGGAAAAGCACAAGGACTACGTGGCCGCCGCGCAGATCATCGGCCGCTCGCACACCGGCATCCTGGTGCGGCACATCCTGCCGAACCTGCTGGCGCCGATGCTGGTGATTGCCACCATCAGCTTCGCGCTGGCCATCGTGGCCGAGTCGACGCTGTCGTACCTGGGCGTGGGGCTGCCACCCACGCAGCCGTCGCTGGGCACGCTGATCCGCATCGGGCAGGGCTTCCTGTTCTCGGGCGAGTGGTGGATCCTGCTGTTTCCCGCGCTGGTGCTGCTGGCGCTGGCGCTGTCGGTCAACCTGGCGGGCGACTGGCTGCGCGACGCATTGAACCCGAGGCTGCAATGA